One Salvia splendens isolate huo1 chromosome 12, SspV2, whole genome shotgun sequence genomic window carries:
- the LOC121757253 gene encoding homeobox-DDT domain protein RLT2-like has translation MEVDEGSGGGGGGESVGAAKKNSPEGEGEVKVKRKMKTPSQLEVLEKTYAIETYPSEALRAELSVELGLTDRQLQMWFCHRRLKDRKPSAEKRQKKGSVTTPAVAEFTSGIVHEKVVSSSADVAHEPRSGLSLFGNVDQQLQQQRVAHKAGTAVPRMSTDLPSMRRYYEPPLAISEQRAIKFVEAQLGEPLRDDGPILGMEFDPLPPGAFGTPIVTSDQQKRAGQSYDAHLYERIDAKPIKGASRALHEYQFLPEKPSAINDPYERVAPHYYGSPSDALNSRVPLPTGRPMIRSNEQGASGYLQGQMPSLSLLPQQVRHEAHSSPAPGEVDLGPLTAPVVNANIDSQLFIHPGSGFDNQIATPERRAVLDPERLERKRKAEEARIAKEVEAHEKRIRKEMEKQDIMRRKREEQMRKEMERQDRERRKEEERLLREKQREEERCQREQRREIERREKFLQKEYIKAEKMRLKKEMRMEKEAAKLKAANTRAAARRIAKESVELIEDENLELMELAALSMGLPSIVALDSETLQNLDLLKDKLPEYPPKSVHLKRPFHVQPWSDSEENLGNLLMIWRFLISFADVLGLWPFSLDEFIHALHDTDPRLLGEIHIALMRSIIKDIGDVGRASDPNSAGIPVGGHPHIVEGAYAWGFDLLSWQRHLSPVTWPEVLRQFALSAGFGPKLRNSDIKRACFQNDSEGDNVADTISNIRSGKAAENAISLMQERGFSNSRRSRHRLTPGTVKFAAFHILSLEGDKGLSILEVAERIQRSGLRDLTTSKTPEASISAALSRDTKLFERTAPSTYCVRTPYRKDPIDAETLLSEARERVRVHQNGNVDEEEPDVEKDDLDRDQDSDSDIGDDPYVDDLDALANEKEASHSSKTNKIEDISGYDNDNSCSELMETPFLKSSAMLTESVDEVKDNGIMGAPCVDVVGVNSQVSASDLEDSVVDESSPGEPWVQGLTEGEYADLSTEERLNALVALIGVANEGNAIRVALEERLEAANALKKQMWAEAQLDKRRMKEEHIFKVHRAELSVPHVMDNRRSPLNSVPMKNESSPANPDFQLVDLNDQHNEVHYIATEKNPLTPDFSVVSENLMLQQSMIAAEKSRSELKACISHRAEEIYAYRSLPLGQDRRRNRYWQFVASLSRNDPGSGRIFVELHNGVWRLIDSEEGFDALLSSLDVRGTRESHLHSVLQNIGPTFKETARKNSSSLSGRHDRVDAGKEVKLDLSSPKGIAHVSCSPEQSTPLAANLVNNGAEENDINQRYKDFEWIWKECFASDVFSALKRSTLWRCQLLEICNRCRILYSWEENHCPFCHMTYHTSNDTSEFAEHVAKCRKNDDVLFDLSLPPRIVLLKVQLATIEASIPAYALDSAWSDEYRKSWGRKLHTALTAEELLQCLTLLEDNIKREFLSVSYETSSEILSSSKVAESSSRPGVVPIPPWMPRTAPAVALRLMDLDTSIYYSHEQKERCQKDDKDGYFNNFSPMYSTLGCSVDNNPSQAGSRLDNGRGDLRNGRAKRGRGRPKGPSRTRGGKMLGRAATNAQEEPCKQLPGWRGRTRARGRGGKKGRRSIRSRQKPAPRVAGNAFNKRGSKGIIGDDDTAEVHEDGDWNLAATPVEIEGAENVSSSEGSEFDNDNYHDHEIGNGRASADEFGDLYAESGDFAENVEYGKGIERGEDADGVDYDDEEYNDEEDEDVDDGVDEHGHYVEGYVDDDYQEEEGNRSPGEERVENAGRSSDGESLSSSSSEYSY, from the exons ATGGAGGTTGATGAGGGAagcggaggtggtggtggtggggaaaGTGTGGGGGCGGCGAAGAAGAACTCGCCGGAGGGAGAGGGGGAGGTGAAGGTGAAGCGCAAAATGAAGACTCCTTCTCAGTTGGAAGTTCTTGAAAAAACATATGCTA TTGAGACGTATCCATCCGAAGCATTGCGGGCGGAGCTCTCGGTCGAATTGGGGCTGACTGATCGGCAGCTGCAAATGTGGTTCTGCCACCGGAGGTTGAAAGACCGGAAGCCATCCGCGGAGAAGAGGCAGAAAAAGGGCAGCGTAACCACACCTGCAGTTGCGGAGTTCACTAGTGGGATTGTGCACGAGAAGGTGGTTAGCAGCAGCGCTGATGTGGCACATGAGCCTCGCTCGGGTTTGAGTCTTTTTGGGAATGTTGACCAGCAGCTGCAGCAGCAACGAGTGGCTCATAAGGCTGGGACTGCTGTCCCGAGGATGTCGACAGATTTGCCATCCATGAGGAGATACTATGAACCGCCGCTGGCGATCTCTGAGCAAAGAGCGATTAAGTTTGTGGAAGCACAGTTAGGGGAGCCACTTAGGGACGACGGGCCAATTCTTGGGATGGAGTTTGATCCTTTGCCGCCTGGCGCCTTTGGTACTCCAATTG TTACATCAGACCAACAGAAACGAGCTGGACAATCCTATGACGCCCACTTATATGAGAGGATCGATGCTAAACCAATCAAG GGTGCCTCTAGGGCTCTCCATGAATACCAATTTCTCCCTGAAAAGCCGTCGGCAATAAATGACCCTTACGAAAGAGTTGCGCCACATTATTATGGTTCGCCCTCTGATGCTCTGAATTCTCGAGTGCCATTACCTACTGGGAGACCTATGATACGTAGCAATGAGCAAGGGGCATCTGGATATCTTCAAGGTCAAATGCCAAGTTTGAGTCTTTTGCCTCAGCAAGTCAGGCATGAAGCACACTCGTCTCCAGCTCCTGGAGAAGTAGATCTTGGTCCTCTAACAGCTCCTGTTGTCAATGCCAACATTGATTCTCAGCTTTTCATTCATCCAGGTAGTGGGTTTGATAATCAGATTGCGACACCAGAGAGGCGTGCTGTGCTGGACCCTGAGAGGTTGGAGAGGAAACGCAAG GCTGAAGAGGCTAGAATAGCCAAAGAAGTTGAAGCTCATGAGAAAAGGATCCGTAAGGAGATGGAGAAACAGGACATTATGAGGAGAAAG AGAGAAGAACAAATGAGGAAAGAGATGGAACGGCAAGATCGGGAACGACGAAAGGAGGAGGAAAGACTGTTGCGTGAAAAGCAGCGTGAAGAGGAGAGATGCCAAAGGGAGCAACGGCGTGAAatagaaagaagagagaaattTTTACAAAAGGAGTATATCAAA GCAGAAAAGATGAGGCTGAAAAAGGAAATGCGCATGGAGAAGGAGGCTGCAAAACTCAAAGCTGCTAATACCAGGGCTGCTGCTCGCAGAATTGCCAAAGAATCTGTGGAACTGATTGAGGATGAAAATTTGGAACTCATGGAACTAGCAGCCTTAAGTATGGGATTGCCCTCAATTGTGGCCCTTGACAGTGAAACTTTACAGAACCTTGATTTGCTCAAAG ATAAACTCCCAGAATATCCACCCAAGTCTGTGCACTTGAAGAGGCCCTTTCATGTCCAGCCTTGGAGTGACTCGGAAGAGAACCTTGGTAATCTTCTTATG ATTTGGAGATTCTTGATATCTTTTGCTGATGTTCTTGGTCTGTGGCCTTTCTCCCTGGATGAATTCATTCATGCACTGCATGATACT GACCCGAGGTTGTTGGGTGAGATCCATATAGCTCTTATGAGATCCATTATTAAAGACATTGGAGACGTTGGCAGAGCATCAGACCCGAATTCTGCTGGCATCCCTGTTGGGGGGCATCCACACATTGTTGAAGGG GCTTATGCTTGGGGTTTTGACTTGCTTAGCTGGCAGCGCCACCTTAGTCCGGTAACTTGGCCTGAAGTATTGCGGCAATTTGCTCTCTCTGCAGGCTTTGGGCCAAAATTAAGGAATTCAGATATCAAACGAGCATGTTTCCAGAATGACAGTGAG GGTGATAATGTTGCAGATACAATATCCAATATACGAAGTGGAAAAGCTGCTGAGAATGCTATTTCCCTTATGCAAGAAAGGGGTTTCTCAAATTCTCGAAGATCCCGGCATCGCTTAACTCCAGGAACAGTTAAATTTGCAGCATTTCATATTCTTTCACTGGAGGGAGATAAGGGACTTTCGATATTGGAAGTTGCTGAAAGGATTCAG AGATCTGGTCTTAGGGATCTCACAACAAGTAAAACTCCAGAAGCATCTATATCTGCTGCTCTATCAAGGGACACAAAATTATTCGAGAGAACAGCTCCTTCAACTTATTGTGTACGCACTCCTTATCGGAAGGATCCAATTGATGCAGAGACGCTTCTCTCTGAAGCTAGGGAGAGAGTTCGGGTACATCAAAATGGAAATGTTGATGAAGAAGAACCAGATGTTGAAAAGGATGACCTCGACAGAGATCAAGACTCTGACAGTGATATTGGCGACGATCCTTATGTTGATGACTTGGATGCTTTGGCAAATGAAAAGGAGGCTTCTCACTCcagcaaaacaaacaaaattgaAGATATCTCTGGATATGACAATGACAATTCCTGTAGTGAGTTGATGGAAACACCATTCTTGAAAAGCAGTGCAATGTTGACCGAATCAGTTGATGAGGTCAAAGATAATGGAATAATGGGTGCCCCATGTGTCGATGTTGTTGGGGTTAACTCTCAGGTGTCTGCCTCTGATCTTGAAGACAGCGTGGTCGATGAATCTAGTCCTGGAGAACCATGGGTTCAGGGACTCACTGAAGGGGAGTATGCCGACCTCAGCACCGAAGAGCGTCTAAATGCTCTTGTTGCCTTGATTGGTGTAGCAAATGAAGGAAATGCCATCCGCGTTGCCTTGGAG GAACGGCTGGAAGCTGCAAATGCATTAAAGAAGCAAATGTGGGCTGAGGCGCAACTTGATAAGCGTCGAATGAAAGAGgagcatatttttaaagtacaCAGAGCTGAACTTAGCGTTCCTCATGTTATGGATAACAGGAGAAGTCCACTAAATAGTGTTCCTATGAAAAACGAGTCCTCGCCTGCGAACCCCGACTTCCAGCTGGTTGACTTGAATGATCAACATAATGAAGTACATTATATTGCTACTGAAAAGAATCCTCTAACGCCCGACTTCTCTGTGGTTTCTGAAAACTTGATGCTTCAGCAGTCTATGATTGCTGCTGAAAAGTCACGATCAGAGCTGAAAGCTTGTATTAGTCACCGGGCTGAGGAAATCTACGCATATAGGTCCTTGCCCCTTGGACAGGATCGGAGACGCAATCGATACTGGCAGTTTGTCGCATCACTTTCTCGAAACGATCCTGGATCTGGCAGAATATTTGTAGAGTTGCACAATGGTGTTTGGAGGCTTATCGACTCTGAAGAG GGGTTCGATGCTTTGTTATCATCTTTGGACGTCCGTGGAACTAGAGAATCTCATTTGCATTCAGTATTGCAAAATATTGGGCCAACTTTTAAAGAGACTGCTAGGAAAAACTCTTCTTCACTTTCTGGTAGACACGATCGTGTTGATGCCGGGAAGGAAGTTAAACTTGACTTGTCTTCTCCGAAGGGAATAGCCCATGTGTCATGTTCTCCAGAACAATCGACGCCACTTGCTGCAAATCTTGTAAATAATGGAGCAGAAGAAAATGACATAAATCAAAGATATAAAGACTTTGAGTGGATATGGAAAGAATGCTTTGCTTCGGATGTATTCAGCGCATTGAAGCGCAGCACGTTGTGGCGCTGCCAGCTGCTGGAAATTTGCAACCGCTGCCGTATCTTGTACTCGTGGGAGGAAAATCACTGCCCTTTTTGTCATATGACCTACCACACTTCAAATGACACTTCGGAGTTTGCAGAGCATGTTGCTAAATGCAGGAAGAACGACGACGTCTTATTTGACCTCTCTCTTCCCCCGAGAATCGTATTGCTGAAAGTTCAGTTAGCTACGATTGAG GCATCTATTCCCGCATATGCTCTAGATTCTGCCTGGTCAGACGAATACAGAAAATCATGGGGCAGGAAGTTGCATACGGCATTGACCGCGGAAGAGCTTCTTCAG TGCTTGACGTTGCTGGAAGATAACATCAAGAGGGAGTTTTTGTCGGTGAGCTACGAGACCTCATCGGAGATATTGAGTTCGTCCAAAGTCGCAGAGAGTTCATCAAGACCTGGAGTGGTCCCGATACCTCCATGGATGCCTCGTACTGCACCTGCTGTTGCTTTACGGCTCATGGATCTTGATACGTCCATCTACTATTCGCACGAGCAGAAGGAAAGATGTCAGAAAGACGACAAAGACGGTTACTTCAAT AATTTTTCGCCAATGTATTCTACACTTGGGTGTTCTGTGGATAATAATCCGTCCCAAGCTGGATCTCGACTGGATAACGGCCGGGGAGATCTCCGAAATGGCCGAGCCAAGCGAGGACGGGGACGTCCAAAAGGTCCGAGCCGCACGCGTGGAGGAAAAATGCTGGGTAGGGCGGCTACTAATGCTCAAGAGGAACCATGTAAACAGTTGCCGGGTTGGAGAGGGCGGACACGTGCACGAGGTCGAGGTGGCAAGAAAGGCCGCCGTTCGATTAGAAGCCGACAAAAGCCTGCTCCGAGAGTGGCTGGGAATGCTTTCAACAAAAGAGGCAGCAAGGGCATTATCGGTGACGATGATACCGCGGAGGTACACGAAGACGGGGACTGGAATTTGGCAGCTACCCCGGTTGAAATCGAGGGTGCCGAGAATGTTAGCAGCTCCGAAGGATCAGAGTTCGATAATGACAACTATCACGATCACGAGATCGGGAATGGTCGAGCTTCAGCCGACGAATTTGGCGACCTTTATGCGGAAAGTGGGGATTTTGCCGAGAATGTAGAGTACGGGAAAGGCATCGAGCGTGGCGAAGACGCGGACGGCGTTGATTACGACGACGAAGaatacaatgatgaggaagatgaagatgttGACGATGGCGTGGATGAACACGGACACTACGTCGAAGGATACGTCGACGACGACTATCAAGAGGAAGAGGGAAACCGGTCTCCCGGCGAGGAGCGGGTCGAGAATGCAGGGAGGAGCTCGGACGGGGAATCGCTGTCGTCGTCTTCCTCCGAGTACAGTTACTAA